The following proteins are encoded in a genomic region of Thalassophryne amazonica chromosome 5, fThaAma1.1, whole genome shotgun sequence:
- the pik3ip1 gene encoding phosphoinositide-3-kinase-interacting protein 1 isoform X2, producing the protein MFFSRCTLFFSVHILFRGVAFADSSASSGHQNECVSSNSVDYRGEQRSSSSGLTCLIWTNATRDYDVTSHPDSETGVGDHSYCRNPDSSDKLWCYVVDTDGTIRRQFCAVDLCKEQPPTVEVAADSLSPTVMVSLGTLEPAKSGASVEKAAVVQPVLGISQRVHTPPKRKKDLGIVGYVIGSFMIAVIIILGVGITIGYFYKRGRDLKSSMSRWCMSGEMQRITLPMSAFSNPTCELVDENTIVITAEEEASPVQEGAEGADPLMGQQAGTPGA; encoded by the exons ATGTTTTTTTCACGCTGCACATTGTTTTTCTCTGTGCACATTTTGTTCCGCGGTGTTGCGTTTGCGGACAGCAGCGCATCCAGTGGCCATCAGAACG AGTGTGTGAGTTCTAACTCAGTGGACTACAGAGGAGAACAAAGGAGCTCCTCCTCGGGTCTGACCTGTTTGATCTGGACCAACGCCACAAGAGACTATGACGTCACAAGCCATCCGGACTCAGAAACAG GTGTTGGAGATCACAGCTACTGCAGAAACCCAGACTCCTCTGACAAGCTTTGGTGCTACGTTGTCGATACAGACGGGACGATCCGGAGACAGTTCTGTGCTGTGGACTTATGCAAAG AACAACCTCCAACTGTGGAAGTCGCTGCTGACTCACTTAGTCCCACAGTCATGGTTTCACTGGGGACCTTAGAGCCGGCGAAGTCTGGAGCTTCTGTGGAAAAAGCTGCCGTTGTACAGCCTGTTCTGGGAATCAGTCAGCGAGTGCACACACCACCCAAACGCAAAAAGGACCTCGGCATTGTCG GTTACGTGATTGGCAGTTTCATGATAGCTGTTATAATCATCCTGGGAGTCGGTATCACAATCGGCTACTTCTATAAGAG GGGCCGAGACTTAAAAAGCAGCATGAGCAGATGGTGTATGAGCGGGGAGATGCAGAGAATCACCCTGCCGATGTCTGCTTTCTCCAACCCCACCTGCGAGCTGGTCGACGAGAACACCATCGTAATCACAGCTGAGGAAGAAGCATCCCCTGTGCAGGAGGGAGCAGAGGGTGCGGACCCCCTCATGGGCCAACAGGCCGGAACTCCAGGAGCATGA